A single region of the Garra rufa chromosome 6, GarRuf1.0, whole genome shotgun sequence genome encodes:
- the LOC141336512 gene encoding uncharacterized protein: MMFFRCFIWILTICEYVSGDYVMKAVNSEATFALVSVAPSTTSSIIWKHKDNNGVVVKVIEWDRDDDSTDIPNSKFKSHATLDKSTGNLHLQYLQLKHSGTYTVDINSKEQRKQYTLTVMEPVSKPHITKECSSGDVRECSLSCEGEAPTESTIFWKYCDGENVQEQHHNKWKIMVTDSNNLEDHYSCTLKNVVSEETSDPVYVRDLFHDSNTGWIIAIVVSFIILIAVMTVFLVIRQMNGYCAARRGRPKNYRK; encoded by the exons AtgatgttcttcagatgttttatATGGATCTTGACAATCTGCGAATATGTTTCAG GAGATTATGTGATGAAAGCAGTGAATAGTGAAGCTACATTCGCTCTAGTGTCTGTTGCTCCTAGTACCACCAGCAGCATTATTTGGAAACACAAGGACAATAATGGAGTCGTTGTGAAAGTCATTGAATGGGACCGGGATGATGATAGCACTGACATTCCCAACTCCAAATTCAAATCCCACGCAACTCTGGACAAAAGCACTGGAAATCTTCATTTACAATATCTGCAGCTCAAACACAGCGGAACTTATACCGTCGATATCAACAGCAAAGAGCAAAGAAAACAATATACCCTGACTGTTATGG AGCCTGTCAGCAAACCTCATATTACAAAAGAGTGCTCATCGGGAGATGTTCGTGAATGTTCCTTGAGCTGTGAGGGTGAAGCCCCTACTGAAAGTACAATCTTTTGGAAATACTGCGATGGAGAAAATGTTCAGGAACAACATCATAATAAGTGGAAAATAATGGTGACTGACAGCAATAACCTAGAAGACCACTACTCCTGCACACTGAAGAACGTAGTGAGCGAGGAGACCAGTGATCCAGTCTATGTGAGAGATCTGTTTCATG ATTCAAACACAGGATGGATAATTGCAATCGTCGTTTCTTTCATTATTTTGATCGCTGTGATGACTGTCTTCCTGGTTATACGTCAGATGAATG GTTATTGCGCTGCTCGCCGTGGAAGACCAAAGAATTACAGg aaatga